CAGGCCGCGTATATCGAGAAATGCGGGCTGATCGCGGAGGTTGGAGATGAGTAGCGGTCAGAGGCCTCGCACGCGGGAGCACTTCCCGAAGATGAAGGATCGAGCAGGGAGACGGCGGGTGAGGCGTGCGGAGCAGTTCGGTTGGAAGCTCGTCGCGTTCACGGAGGCCGCAATCGGGGCGAGCCTCTCGGTCCAGCAGCTAGCGCTATCGATGGCCGCATTCCAGGCCGCATACGAAAGGAGCCACGAGCGTGACTGAGCGTGTTATCTGGGAGGCATCGAGTCTGCCGTACCTCGTGCAGGAGCGGCGGTTGATTCCGACGCGGCTGGCGCGGCCGAAATATGACATCGAATGGGAGACCGTCGCGCGGTTCCAGTTCGAGAAGCTCGCAGAGGACGACGCGATCAGCAGGGCGAAAAGCGGGGCGTATACGAGAGTCATCCGAGAGGAATAGCTGGGACAATAGACGCGGGAGGTCACAGTGTCAGAAACGCTCACCACACGACAGGCCGCCAGGCGAGTCAACCGGCACATCCGCACAATCCACCGATGGCGATCAGAAGGCATGGAAGTCGACTTCGACAAGGTAGGTCACATGCACGTCGACCTCGACGAACTACTCGACTGGTACCGCCACAAGACCGTCGCGAATCCCGTACACAAATACCGACTCCGAAAAAAGATTCAGAGTATGGAGTTGACACCCTAGCGTTGTCAACCCGAATATAAGAATCGGCACCAAAGACAAGCGCCCCGGCACTCACGTGCACGGGGCGTTCGTCGTTTTCGGGGTTACTGATCTCGGTGGAGCGACTTAGCCAACTCCTCAACCGCATTCGCTAGGTTGCCGAGGGCACGAGCCATCTCCTTCTCGTAATCCGACTCGGCATACACCTCAGACTGAATTGCCTGAGCATGAGCACGTCCTGCAAGTTCACTCACCCGCGTGTACGACACGATTCCCCCTAGCTCTGCTTAACCGTGACACTTGGCGACGCAGTTCCCGACGCGAGCGCATACGCCTCAGCGAGCGCGCGTAAAGCCGGGACGCCGTTGTAGCCATGCTCCTTCGACTCATACCCAGCAAGCTCCACCTTCGCTGCGGCGTGTATCGCTTTGTACAAAGTCACGGCAGCATCCCTCTGCGCATCGAACACATCTCTATTACTCGGTGCAGTACTCACTGCGCTCCTTCCTGCCACCGACCTTCGGCAGCACTCGCATCATCACACGAGCCTGCGACATTGACTCGAAACCGGACCAGATCATGACCCGTGAAATTCGCAACGGCAAAGGCCACCGAGCCTACCGACGCAAACAAGCAGCGTTGAAACGCCGCACAGCACGCGAAAACCTCCCCTGCGGATGGGGCTCAGACTTCGGCTGCGGGCAACCAATCGACACCACACTGCCGTGGAAGGACAGGTTGGCGTTCACCGCCGACCATCCAGTAGCGCTCGCCAACGGTGGGCACCTCGTCAAACAAGACCTAGTGCCGTTCCACCGCGGATGCAATTCGCGCAAGGGCGACGCGGAAGAACTCGACATCGAACTATGGGGGGCAACATGAACAAGTACATCGTCTACACCGAAACAGGCGAGGTCCGGGCGGAAGCGTCGACGCATTCAATCCACGACGGTCACCTACACCTCGAAGACGACAATGGCACCACGGCACTATTTGCCGCATACAGCTGGACACACTTCGTCGTCCAGCGCGAGCGGACAGTTAGCGGCATCCAGGAGAGAGTGAAGAAACTCGAAGTCAACCTGCCAGCAGTGGCCGACACGATCGACTTCGGCACCCTGACGATCCGCGAGGGTGGCAGCGTAAAGGTTGCGCGGAGCGATGAAATCCGCGAAACACTGGCTGCGCCGCTATCAGGCAACATCAACACCACCGGGCAATTCAAACACGCCGTTGAAATCGCATCCAACGGCCACACAGTTGCCGTCACCGGGGACGGGTACCTCCATGGTTTCAGCGACGCCATTGCCGAAGCCAAAGCGGCTGGCCTTGAAATCGCAGTGAACCGAGCTAATGGGGAGAGAGAGATCCGTTTCCACGGCGGCGGGCGCATCCTATTCCGACCAGCCAGCGAGTTCCGAGGCGTCACCGTCGAAGTGGCATACCTCATCGGTAAGTGGGACCAGGACGTTGCAGACACGATAGCCCCATGCTTCGGCAACAGGCCTAAGCGAATCGGAGTCCTGCTATGAGCACCATCGGAACACTCACGGCCACCATCCTCGTCAAGGTCGGAGACCAGACCACCGATGTCGGTTCGATCACAACCGACATCGACGGCACGCTCACCGAACACGACAGTGGGTACGCCGTGCGGGCAGAAGTCAAACGATACCGCTGGCGACTCGCACGCCTCTTCCTCACCGCCGCATGGGCCGCGGTCACCTCAAAGTAGGGGTCGAGCGCGAAAAGCCGCGCGACGAGCGCGAGAGGCCGCGCGAAGTCGGTCGGAGGCTCGAGAGGGTCGAAAAAATCCAGAAACCTTGATCCGATGCCAGTCTCCCGCTCGCTGTCTGGCATCTCTCTCTCCCGGCTTTTTGAAGAATCTGCGCAATTTGCGCGGCGCGTGAATTGGGGTCAATTCGATGGCACGTCAAAAGGCTCCCTGCGGCACGTATTCGGCCTACCGTCGTCATCGGCGGGAGGGGTCGGAGCCGTGCGCGGCGTGTGTCCGCGCGAAGAATAAGCACAATGCGAGCCGGTCGGTTTCGGCGTCTGCGCGGGAGCGTTCGGAGCCGGTTGTTCGGGCTCAAGAGTCGGTTCCGGTTGAGGTCAATTCGTTTGATCGTCATGCCGAGTTGCTGCGGACGTTGGAGCTTGTTGATACGGCGATTGATGCGGCGATTGATGACGATCCGGTGAAGCTTGCGCCGTTGATTCGTGAGCGGCGCGAGTTGATTGCTGAGCTTGGCCCGGTTGAGGTTGTCGAGGAGGTTGACCCGTTCGATGAGTTCCTCGCTGGAGAAGGAAATGTTGTTCGGTTCGACTCGGCCAAGGGTCGAGAAGCGTCCTAAGGCGGCGGGGTCTCATGCGGATCGCGCGCTTCGTTTTCTTGATGCGTGCGGGTTGACGCTTGACGAGTGGCAGCGGTATGTCGTGTCGGCGCTTGTTGAGGTTGATGATGAGGGTCGTTGGGCGTCGTCGGAGTTTGGCCTGCTGGTGGCTCGGCAGAACGGTAAGGGTGAGATCTTGCTTGCCTACGATTTACTGCACCTGTTCATGTTTCCGCGCGCGGACAAGAAGCGTAAAACGATCTTGCATTCTGCGCATGAGGTGAAGACTGCCGTGGATGCGTTTGAGCGTCTGGCGGGCGTTGTCGAGTCGGTGCCGCAA
This DNA window, taken from Gulosibacter molinativorax, encodes the following:
- a CDS encoding HNH endonuclease; translation: MTREIRNGKGHRAYRRKQAALKRRTARENLPCGWGSDFGCGQPIDTTLPWKDRLAFTADHPVALANGGHLVKQDLVPFHRGCNSRKGDAEELDIELWGAT